From the genome of Synergistetes bacterium HGW-Synergistetes-1, one region includes:
- a CDS encoding V-type ATP synthase subunit F — MATSNQGSPMAAVGSYDSILPFKAIGLDVVEITDENRDSIGEIMNRFAIKGYAALFVEEALFSKYQQAVDEVNESTDMCIIPVPNQSGSMGVGLSSIRRNVERAVGMDIFGVK, encoded by the coding sequence ATGGCTACGTCTAATCAGGGTTCACCGATGGCAGCAGTCGGAAGCTATGACAGCATACTTCCATTTAAGGCTATAGGACTTGATGTTGTTGAAATAACAGATGAGAACAGGGATTCTATCGGGGAGATCATGAACAGGTTTGCCATTAAGGGATACGCTGCCCTCTTTGTTGAGGAAGCCCTTTTCTCCAAGTACCAGCAAGCTGTTGATGAAGTCAACGAATCTACAGATATGTGCATAATTCCAGTACCCAACCAAAGCGGATCCATGGGAGTCGGTCTCAGCTCTATCAGACGCAACGTAGAGCGTGCTGTTGGCATGGATATCTTTGGTGTGAAATGA
- a CDS encoding penicillin-binding protein 2 produces the protein MPRIKKNEPENIRRSKSVWKAVYLVLIILAAGTAWIQLSPDTRVVRQSQRQYWASVAVSASRGEINDRNGIPLAVSVPATSFFIDPKYWDPKSADLLSKPFGENIAKKFSKNLLGRFHWVIRNVPKEKADAFLKKEIPGLYTISERIRVYPHGELASHVLGYCDIDDYGQAGVELAWNHILFSPPRTRFMTRDSKGKTLDIMGGKSGVLKNTSGSIRLTIDSRIQQIMEWRLSEGAKAAKASWGAGVCVDPNTGEVMALASYPSLDPNDRKNLKDQNAVRNNAVGRVFEPGSIFKPITMSIAVETAAANKNSTYNCRGTMRLADKSMSEVNKRAHGLQDLTHVLMNSCNIGMSIMSMGVPRHQAYGMLRQFGFGEKTEIELAGEESGLIKSPEEWLGTVPANIFIGQGIAITPLQAVMAIGSIANGGSLLKPYLIAEVQDSDGKVIHKGGRRVRYQVMSPKTAEFMRNAMKMVVSEGGGKLAFTEKVSISGKTGTAQIATGGEYTKGHYVASFVGFWPSEKPKYVMIISLGEPQGARYYGGQIAAPIFKAIVEDIVQVSPPEKDLMKTELN, from the coding sequence ATGCCAAGAATTAAAAAGAATGAGCCTGAGAACATCAGACGGTCAAAGTCTGTGTGGAAGGCCGTATATTTAGTGCTGATAATCCTTGCGGCAGGTACGGCATGGATCCAGCTCAGCCCCGACACAAGAGTAGTAAGGCAGTCGCAGAGACAATACTGGGCAAGCGTGGCAGTCAGTGCCTCCAGAGGGGAAATAAATGACCGTAACGGGATCCCGCTGGCAGTCTCTGTGCCTGCCACAAGTTTTTTTATAGACCCAAAGTATTGGGATCCTAAAAGCGCTGATCTGCTTTCAAAACCATTCGGCGAAAACATAGCAAAGAAATTCTCCAAAAATCTTCTGGGCCGATTCCATTGGGTCATAAGGAATGTTCCAAAAGAAAAAGCAGATGCATTTTTAAAAAAAGAGATTCCGGGACTCTATACGATAAGCGAGAGGATCAGAGTCTATCCCCATGGAGAGCTAGCATCACATGTTCTTGGTTATTGTGATATTGATGATTACGGACAGGCCGGAGTTGAGCTTGCCTGGAACCACATACTTTTCTCGCCTCCCAGGACAAGATTTATGACAAGGGATTCCAAAGGAAAAACATTGGATATCATGGGTGGAAAATCAGGAGTCCTGAAAAACACTTCCGGCTCGATAAGACTGACGATAGATTCACGGATACAGCAGATAATGGAGTGGCGTTTGAGCGAAGGGGCAAAAGCCGCAAAAGCTTCATGGGGCGCCGGTGTCTGTGTGGATCCTAATACCGGAGAGGTTATGGCTCTTGCAAGTTATCCTTCGTTGGATCCAAATGACAGGAAAAATCTTAAAGATCAAAATGCAGTAAGGAATAATGCAGTAGGAAGAGTGTTCGAACCCGGATCGATCTTTAAGCCTATTACAATGTCAATAGCGGTCGAAACAGCTGCTGCTAATAAGAACAGTACTTATAACTGCAGAGGCACCATGAGGCTTGCAGACAAGTCCATGAGCGAAGTCAACAAAAGAGCGCACGGACTCCAGGATCTTACTCACGTATTGATGAATTCCTGCAATATTGGAATGAGCATTATGTCTATGGGAGTACCGAGGCATCAGGCATACGGAATGCTCAGGCAGTTCGGTTTCGGTGAAAAAACAGAGATCGAGCTTGCGGGAGAGGAGTCGGGGCTTATCAAATCCCCCGAAGAGTGGCTTGGAACTGTTCCAGCAAATATTTTTATCGGACAGGGAATCGCGATTACTCCGCTGCAGGCGGTCATGGCGATCGGCAGCATAGCCAACGGCGGATCGCTGCTGAAACCTTATCTGATAGCAGAGGTACAGGACAGTGATGGCAAGGTAATACATAAAGGCGGACGCAGGGTACGCTATCAGGTCATGTCGCCCAAGACCGCGGAGTTTATGAGGAACGCGATGAAAATGGTTGTAAGTGAAGGTGGAGGCAAACTTGCTTTTACGGAAAAAGTTTCAATATCGGGTAAAACAGGGACTGCCCAGATCGCAACGGGTGGCGAATATACCAAAGGACATTATGTCGCTTCTTTTGTGGGTTTCTGGCCGTCTGAAAAACCAAAGTATGTGATGATAATCAGCCTCGGTGAGCCGCAGGGTGCCAGGTACTACGGCGGCCAGATAGCGGCACCTATATTCAAAGCGATTGTTGAAGACATTGTGCAGGTATCTCCTCCTGAAAAGGATCTTATGAAAACCGAATTAAACTGA
- the mraZ gene encoding division/cell wall cluster transcriptional repressor MraZ, which translates to MLVGSYNHKLDGKGRTVLPARFRGELGSSIVATIGIDRCIALYPVSRWEELILKLKDLSSFKKKTRDFRRVLLSMATELEIDGSGRVLIPSGLREYAGVDQEVTLIGLEDHLEVWDSIRWEEQRSGVLMDFSDLAEDLEGI; encoded by the coding sequence ATGCTGGTGGGAAGTTATAACCATAAACTTGATGGTAAGGGCAGAACTGTATTGCCCGCTCGCTTCAGGGGAGAACTGGGTTCTTCCATAGTTGCGACTATCGGCATAGACCGCTGCATAGCGCTTTATCCTGTCAGCAGGTGGGAAGAGCTGATACTGAAGCTTAAAGATCTTTCTTCTTTCAAAAAAAAGACCCGCGATTTCAGAAGAGTATTGCTATCTATGGCCACCGAATTGGAAATAGACGGTTCAGGGAGGGTTTTGATACCTTCAGGGCTCAGGGAGTATGCAGGAGTGGATCAGGAAGTGACACTCATCGGCCTTGAAGATCATCTCGAGGTATGGGATAGCATCAGATGGGAAGAACAGCGCAGCGGAGTCCTGATGGATTTCAGTGATCTCGCTGAGGATCTTGAAGGAATATGA
- a CDS encoding V-type ATP synthase subunit D produces the protein MAKALNVNPNRMELSKLKRQLVVAKRGHKLLKDKQDALVKAFLAKAKFVWELRQEIEKEISSCYAGFLLARAQTLPEMLEQTLMNAGGNMRVNVHFVNIMSVRAPSFELPEQKVELNYGLGTSPGSLDIALEQFLKLMPRLVKLAAEEKALRSMALEIERTRRRVNALEHVMIPSFVEAIHSISMKLEEMERSTLSRLMVIKEIVRSH, from the coding sequence ATGGCGAAGGCACTGAACGTCAACCCCAACCGGATGGAGCTTTCAAAGCTCAAAAGACAGCTTGTCGTAGCCAAGAGGGGGCACAAACTGCTGAAAGATAAGCAGGACGCACTCGTTAAGGCCTTTCTTGCGAAAGCGAAATTTGTCTGGGAACTCAGGCAGGAGATCGAAAAAGAGATCAGTTCCTGCTATGCGGGTTTCCTGCTTGCAAGAGCACAGACTCTGCCGGAAATGCTGGAACAGACCCTCATGAACGCAGGCGGAAACATGAGAGTAAATGTACATTTTGTAAACATAATGAGTGTACGCGCCCCTTCGTTTGAGCTGCCTGAACAGAAAGTCGAGCTCAACTACGGACTTGGCACTTCACCGGGAAGCCTTGACATTGCACTTGAGCAGTTTTTGAAACTTATGCCAAGGCTGGTAAAACTTGCCGCTGAAGAGAAAGCCCTCAGGTCAATGGCTCTGGAGATAGAGAGGACAAGGAGAAGGGTAAACGCACTGGAGCACGTAATGATCCCTTCGTTTGTTGAAGCAATTCACTCTATCTCAATGAAGCTCGAGGAAATGGAACGCTCAACCCTTTCGAGGCTGATGGTCATAAAGGAGATCGTCCGTTCCCACTAA
- a CDS encoding V-type ATP synthase subunit B (produces ATP from ADP in the presence of a proton gradient across the membrane; the B subunit is part of the catalytic core of the ATP synthase complex) yields MLPKEYKTISNLSGPLMVVEKIEDVSYDELAEIRLANGERRRGRVLEISETKALVQVYEGSTGIDVNTTQIRFLGDVLKLPVSKDMLGRIFNGRGDPIDGGAPIIPEAYLDVNGDPINPFSRDFPSEFIQTGISTIDGMNPLVRGQKLPIFSGSGMPHNQIAAQIARQATVISGHANFAVVFAAMGITFEEASFFMEDFRKTGALERTVMFVNLADDPAIERISTPRLALTAAEYLAFEQGMHVLVILTDLTNYCEALREISAARKEVPGRRGYPGYLYTDLATMYERAGRLRGKEGSITQLPILTMPEDDKTHPIPDLTGYITEGQIILARGLHRKGIYPPVDVMPSLSRLKDKGIGKGKTREDHADLMNQLFAAYSRGKEAKELAVILGEGALSDEDKAFAKFADLFEDKYVRQGEYENRTVEETLLLGWELLTIVPTKELKRVRDEYIDKYLKPLVEAKKDETLEIKEA; encoded by the coding sequence ATGTTGCCTAAGGAGTATAAAACGATCTCCAACCTCTCCGGTCCGCTTATGGTGGTTGAAAAGATCGAAGATGTCAGCTATGACGAACTGGCGGAGATCCGTCTCGCCAATGGTGAGCGCAGGCGCGGAAGGGTACTGGAGATTTCAGAGACCAAAGCTCTTGTTCAGGTTTATGAAGGAAGCACCGGCATAGACGTCAACACCACCCAGATAAGGTTTCTGGGCGATGTCCTCAAGCTGCCTGTCTCAAAGGACATGCTTGGACGAATATTCAACGGAAGGGGAGACCCCATAGACGGCGGTGCCCCTATAATTCCCGAAGCATACCTTGATGTCAACGGAGACCCTATCAACCCGTTCTCACGTGACTTCCCGTCAGAGTTCATCCAGACAGGCATCTCGACGATCGACGGAATGAACCCCCTTGTCAGGGGCCAAAAGCTGCCGATATTCTCCGGAAGCGGTATGCCTCATAACCAGATAGCAGCCCAGATAGCACGCCAGGCTACGGTTATCAGCGGCCACGCTAATTTTGCTGTTGTATTCGCAGCGATGGGCATCACCTTTGAAGAAGCATCTTTCTTCATGGAAGACTTCAGGAAGACGGGAGCCCTCGAACGTACGGTAATGTTTGTAAACCTTGCAGATGACCCTGCGATCGAGCGTATTTCAACTCCGCGCCTTGCTCTTACAGCAGCTGAATATCTTGCTTTTGAACAGGGCATGCACGTACTGGTAATACTTACTGACCTTACGAACTACTGCGAAGCGCTGCGAGAGATCTCAGCTGCACGTAAAGAGGTCCCGGGCCGCCGCGGCTACCCAGGCTATCTATATACTGACCTTGCCACAATGTACGAGAGGGCAGGAAGGCTTCGCGGCAAAGAGGGATCAATTACGCAGCTACCGATACTCACAATGCCTGAAGACGACAAGACACACCCCATCCCGGACCTTACGGGATACATCACTGAGGGGCAGATCATTCTGGCAAGAGGACTCCACCGCAAAGGGATATATCCGCCTGTTGATGTCATGCCCTCCCTTTCCCGTCTTAAGGACAAGGGAATAGGAAAAGGCAAAACCCGCGAGGACCATGCGGACCTGATGAACCAGCTCTTTGCTGCGTATTCAAGGGGTAAGGAAGCCAAAGAACTTGCAGTCATCCTCGGAGAGGGAGCCCTTTCTGATGAAGACAAGGCATTCGCCAAGTTTGCAGACCTCTTTGAAGACAAATATGTACGTCAGGGAGAATATGAGAACAGGACCGTAGAGGAAACCCTGCTTCTTGGATGGGAACTCCTGACCATCGTTCCTACCAAGGAACTTAAGCGTGTGAGGGACGAGTATATCGATAAATATCTGAAGCCGCTGGTCGAAGCAAAAAAAGACGAGACGCTTGAGATCAAAGAAGCATAG
- a CDS encoding V-type ATP synthase subunit A, with translation MAKISGPLVIAKGMAGACMFDVVRVGDAGLVGEIIELKDDTASVQVYEETSGLKPGEPVVSTGEPLSVELAPGLIEEFFDGIQRPLESIEKTANSPYILRGISVPAVSRTKKWGFVPCVEAGAEVAVGDFLGSVQETVLVDHKVMVPHGVKGKVKEIKQGDFTVEETIAVITDAKGNDHEIKLLQRWPVRKPRPVVKRLPPEIPLTTGQRVVDTFFPIARGGTACVPGPFGSGKTVIQHQLAKWADAEIVVYIGCGERGNEMTDVLLEFPELEDPRSGQPLMKRTLLIANTSNMPVAAREASIYTGITIAEYFRDMGYSVALMADSTSRWAEALREMSGRLEEMPGEEGYPAYLGTRLASFYERAGRAICFGSDGREGAISVIGAVSPPGGDLSEPVTQNTLRVTKVFWGLDAQLAYQRHFPAINWLSSYSLYAHTLGEYWDAIYDGEWSTYRTEAMSLLEDEDKLKEIVRLVGLDALSKEERMVLETSKSIREDFLHQNSFHEIDTYASMDKQFKMLRNILTFHCLGMQVLVRGGMLRSVIDLPIREDIARMRYIEESDLENLDVLETAIKTELGKLSAAGGGLDDVA, from the coding sequence ATCGCAAAGATCTCCGGTCCGCTTGTCATTGCTAAAGGCATGGCCGGAGCCTGCATGTTCGACGTTGTAAGAGTCGGAGACGCAGGCCTTGTCGGTGAAATTATTGAACTGAAAGATGATACGGCTTCTGTTCAGGTATATGAAGAAACTTCCGGACTGAAGCCCGGAGAGCCTGTTGTCAGCACGGGGGAACCTTTAAGTGTTGAACTTGCACCCGGACTGATAGAAGAGTTTTTCGACGGCATCCAGCGTCCGCTTGAAAGCATCGAAAAAACGGCTAACAGCCCGTACATACTTCGCGGAATAAGTGTTCCCGCAGTGAGCAGGACTAAAAAATGGGGTTTTGTTCCATGTGTTGAAGCCGGAGCTGAAGTTGCTGTCGGAGATTTCCTTGGTTCTGTACAGGAGACCGTCCTTGTGGATCACAAGGTCATGGTTCCGCACGGAGTCAAAGGAAAGGTTAAAGAAATCAAACAGGGAGATTTCACAGTAGAAGAGACCATCGCTGTCATTACAGACGCAAAGGGTAATGACCACGAGATCAAACTTCTGCAGAGATGGCCTGTACGTAAACCACGTCCTGTAGTAAAGAGACTTCCGCCGGAAATACCGCTTACGACCGGACAGAGGGTTGTAGATACATTTTTTCCGATAGCCAGGGGAGGAACGGCATGCGTGCCAGGACCTTTCGGTTCAGGAAAGACTGTTATACAGCATCAGCTTGCAAAGTGGGCTGACGCAGAAATAGTTGTTTACATCGGATGCGGAGAACGCGGAAATGAGATGACGGATGTTCTCCTTGAATTCCCTGAACTTGAGGATCCCCGTTCGGGACAGCCTCTTATGAAGAGGACCCTTCTTATAGCAAATACTTCCAACATGCCTGTCGCTGCCCGTGAAGCTTCAATATACACGGGTATCACGATAGCGGAATATTTCCGTGACATGGGCTATTCTGTAGCTCTGATGGCCGACTCGACATCGCGCTGGGCGGAGGCTCTGCGTGAAATGTCTGGACGTCTTGAAGAGATGCCAGGAGAAGAAGGTTACCCCGCTTACCTCGGGACAAGACTTGCATCATTCTACGAAAGAGCAGGAAGGGCTATCTGTTTTGGAAGCGACGGAAGAGAAGGGGCCATTTCTGTTATCGGAGCGGTCTCACCTCCGGGAGGAGACCTTTCGGAGCCTGTCACACAGAACACTCTGCGCGTTACAAAGGTTTTCTGGGGATTGGACGCACAGCTGGCTTACCAGAGACATTTCCCTGCTATCAACTGGCTTTCGAGTTACTCCCTCTACGCCCATACTCTGGGTGAATACTGGGATGCCATATATGACGGAGAATGGAGCACATACAGAACTGAAGCGATGAGCCTGCTCGAAGACGAGGACAAGCTGAAGGAAATAGTTCGCCTTGTCGGTCTGGATGCCCTTTCCAAGGAAGAAAGAATGGTGCTTGAGACTTCAAAATCAATAAGGGAGGACTTTCTGCACCAGAACTCATTCCACGAGATAGACACCTACGCATCTATGGACAAGCAGTTCAAAATGCTCAGAAACATCCTCACTTTCCATTGTCTTGGAATGCAGGTACTCGTCCGCGGAGGAATGCTTCGCTCTGTTATTGACCTTCCTATCAGAGAAGATATCGCACGTATGAGATACATTGAAGAGAGTGATCTGGAGAACTTAGACGTTCTTGAGACTGCAATAAAGACTGAACTCGGGAAACTGAGCGCTGCTGGAGGTGGCCTTGATGATGTTGCCTAA
- a CDS encoding UDP-N-acetylmuramoyl-L-alanyl-D-glutamate--2,6-diaminopimelate ligase: protein MKIRELLAKLEKSDLKYRLWLPENRSSENDPEISQLVSDSRKVLPGTIFACVKGDHSDGHDYAEKAFTSGASVLLCERKLDLQVPQIISENIRRNMGIVASVLYDEPVKKLTMIALTGTNGKTTSTFMTKSILDHAGIKTGLLGTIYYDDGDQFVDAEHTTPEGSDLQYWLSRMVNNGCSACVMETSSHAIVQGRIEGVFFDRAGFTNLTVDHLDFHKDMESYFTAKKTLFEKYMRNNWMAAVNSDDSYGRRLISDLGSRAISYGTSEKDSRFFAEVKGTSIEGMDVEISTPDSKIPVASRLPLLGEYNIMNALQALSICWSLGVRDKTAMEGLLLMKQVPGRLERYIISGSGTCVIDFAHSPDSLEKVLMSLRSVCKGKLFVVFGAGGDRDKTKRPIMGEIAARLADSVIITSDNPRSEDPDVIVSEIEEGAKKHSLEYTIIVDRKSAIFEGLSRTGPDDILLIAGKGPEPYQILKDGAIPFLDKNVMLEWCREKGKEVI, encoded by the coding sequence GTGAAAATAAGAGAATTGCTTGCAAAACTTGAAAAAAGCGATCTGAAATACAGATTGTGGCTGCCGGAGAACCGGAGCTCGGAAAATGACCCTGAAATTTCCCAATTGGTTTCAGACAGCAGAAAGGTTCTTCCGGGGACGATATTTGCCTGCGTTAAGGGAGACCACAGCGACGGGCATGACTATGCTGAAAAAGCTTTCACATCGGGAGCTTCTGTACTGCTGTGCGAACGGAAGCTCGACCTCCAGGTGCCGCAGATCATTTCTGAGAATATCAGGCGCAACATGGGGATAGTCGCATCGGTCCTTTATGACGAACCGGTAAAGAAACTGACGATGATCGCCCTGACCGGTACAAACGGAAAGACTACATCTACTTTTATGACAAAATCGATCCTTGATCACGCAGGGATCAAAACAGGCTTGTTGGGTACTATATACTACGATGACGGAGATCAATTTGTGGATGCCGAACATACTACCCCCGAAGGCTCCGATCTTCAGTACTGGCTCAGCAGGATGGTCAATAACGGCTGCAGCGCATGTGTAATGGAGACCTCTTCCCACGCGATAGTTCAGGGAAGAATAGAAGGAGTTTTCTTTGACCGGGCAGGCTTTACGAATCTGACAGTAGACCACCTTGACTTCCATAAAGACATGGAATCCTACTTTACGGCCAAAAAGACCCTTTTTGAAAAATATATGCGAAACAACTGGATGGCTGCAGTAAACAGTGATGACAGCTATGGGAGGCGCCTCATAAGCGACCTTGGCAGCAGGGCGATCAGTTATGGCACAAGTGAAAAAGACTCAAGATTCTTTGCTGAGGTCAAGGGAACTTCGATCGAAGGCATGGATGTCGAAATAAGCACACCGGATTCAAAGATACCGGTTGCTTCACGGCTTCCTTTGCTGGGAGAGTACAATATCATGAATGCTCTTCAAGCTCTTTCAATATGCTGGTCACTGGGAGTACGCGACAAAACTGCAATGGAGGGGCTGCTGTTGATGAAACAGGTTCCCGGAAGGCTTGAACGCTACATAATATCAGGCTCTGGCACATGTGTGATCGATTTTGCCCACAGCCCGGACAGCCTTGAAAAAGTGCTTATGTCCCTCAGAAGCGTCTGCAAAGGGAAGCTCTTCGTTGTCTTCGGTGCCGGGGGCGACAGGGATAAGACAAAACGTCCCATAATGGGTGAGATAGCAGCAAGGCTTGCTGATTCCGTCATCATTACTTCGGACAACCCAAGAAGCGAAGATCCTGACGTCATAGTTTCCGAAATAGAAGAGGGAGCGAAAAAACACTCTCTTGAATACACAATTATAGTAGACAGGAAATCAGCGATATTTGAAGGGCTTAGCAGGACAGGCCC
- a CDS encoding 16S rRNA (cytosine(1402)-N(4))-methyltransferase RsmH has translation MKEHVPVMVNEVLEALMPWENVGITVDATLGLGGHSGFILNNCTGAYVIGFDQDPYARIIAQDNLSRFSERFEIEADNFRHIEKLKERPGWTGASVVLFDLGVSNMQITESDRGFSFQEDGPLDMRMDAAEETNSELTAKEILDSWSIKELTEVFRKYGEEQYAYQIARGIVRNREAGESIVTTGDLVELIRKILPAPVQRKMGGHPARKIFQALRIAVNDEMNALEEALDGSLKILAPGGKIITISYHSLEDRIVKTRFRKWQEEGLGRAKPRKAITPSETEIENNHKSRSAKLRIFESETEISRKGDKADAIHRMPT, from the coding sequence ATGAAAGAACATGTCCCGGTAATGGTGAATGAGGTGCTTGAAGCACTCATGCCCTGGGAAAATGTCGGGATAACGGTAGATGCGACATTGGGGCTGGGAGGGCATTCCGGATTCATTCTTAATAACTGTACTGGTGCCTATGTAATAGGATTCGATCAGGATCCATACGCAAGAATAATAGCTCAGGACAATCTGTCGCGGTTTTCGGAAAGATTTGAAATTGAAGCTGACAACTTCAGGCACATTGAAAAGCTAAAAGAGAGACCGGGATGGACAGGTGCGTCAGTCGTTCTGTTCGATCTGGGGGTCTCGAACATGCAGATCACAGAGTCAGACAGGGGTTTTTCTTTTCAGGAGGACGGTCCGCTGGATATGAGAATGGACGCAGCCGAGGAGACGAACAGCGAACTGACTGCGAAGGAAATACTTGACAGCTGGTCAATAAAAGAGCTTACAGAAGTTTTCAGGAAATATGGAGAAGAGCAGTATGCGTACCAGATCGCCAGAGGCATCGTCAGAAATAGAGAAGCAGGAGAAAGCATCGTCACTACAGGGGATCTTGTCGAACTGATAAGGAAGATACTGCCCGCCCCGGTCCAGAGAAAAATGGGAGGACATCCCGCAAGAAAGATCTTTCAGGCGCTGAGGATAGCGGTAAACGATGAAATGAATGCTCTTGAAGAAGCTCTGGATGGATCACTGAAGATACTTGCCCCCGGCGGGAAGATCATAACGATATCTTATCATTCGCTTGAGGACAGAATAGTTAAAACCAGATTCAGAAAGTGGCAGGAGGAAGGTTTGGGCCGGGCAAAGCCAAGGAAAGCCATAACTCCCTCAGAGACCGAAATAGAAAACAATCATAAATCAAGAAGCGCTAAACTCAGGATTTTTGAATCAGAAACAGAAATTTCCAGGAAAGGTGACAAAGCCGATGCAATACACAGAATGCCGACATGA
- a CDS encoding UDP-N-acetylmuramoyl-L-alanyl-D-glutamate--2,6-diaminopimelate ligase — MKFSTLVSLLKKSPLDVRIHSTSDPGNLLLTEVDNLVSDSRKVTKGSIFACVEGEHSDGHDFAQAALSLGAAALLCEHPLIDIDIPQLVCPDVRRNMGRVASKLYDEPVSRLKMIGITGTNGKTTSTFMTKSILENLGIKTGLLGTVWCDDGILKEDAEHTTPEGSDLQAWLHKMVLNGCSTCVMEASSHAISQGRIDGVLYDRAGFTNLTVDHLNYHLDMESYFEVKSSLFKNYMRGDWRAAVNLDDPYGDRLHRELGIRCVGYSLMNSEADFCACVKKVSVEGMDVEIKTPDLKNPTERKFPLLGVYNVMNALQALSLSWTLGIGCEAALEGLVKMRQVPGRLERYLIEESGTCVIDFAHNPDGLEKILTALRTICEGKLTVVFGASGESDISKRPLMGETASRIADQVIISSDNPKSEDPAAIAAEILEGAKKHAAECSVIIDRNEAVDFGLENLKSGDILLLAGKGPESYQILKEGPVPYSDKNAMDAWCSKRGRKYI, encoded by the coding sequence ATGAAGTTTAGCACTCTGGTTTCATTGTTGAAAAAAAGCCCTCTAGATGTCAGGATCCACAGTACTTCAGATCCCGGAAATCTCTTGCTGACTGAAGTTGATAATTTGGTCTCGGACAGCAGGAAAGTCACAAAGGGTTCTATTTTTGCATGTGTGGAAGGCGAGCATTCAGACGGGCATGACTTTGCGCAGGCGGCACTTTCCTTAGGTGCAGCAGCTCTGCTTTGTGAACACCCCTTAATTGATATCGATATTCCACAGCTGGTCTGTCCTGACGTCAGGAGAAACATGGGCCGGGTCGCCTCTAAACTGTATGACGAACCTGTTTCCAGGCTTAAGATGATTGGGATAACTGGTACCAACGGCAAAACTACCTCTACATTCATGACAAAGTCTATTTTGGAGAATTTAGGAATAAAGACAGGCCTGCTTGGGACAGTCTGGTGTGACGACGGGATACTGAAAGAAGATGCAGAGCACACGACACCGGAAGGCTCCGACCTTCAGGCCTGGCTCCACAAAATGGTCTTAAACGGATGCAGTACCTGTGTAATGGAGGCTTCATCCCACGCCATAAGTCAGGGACGCATCGACGGGGTACTCTATGACAGGGCAGGTTTTACCAATCTGACTGTAGATCATCTCAATTACCACCTTGACATGGAATCCTACTTCGAAGTAAAAAGCAGCCTCTTCAAAAACTACATGCGCGGTGACTGGCGTGCGGCCGTTAACCTTGATGACCCGTACGGAGATCGTCTTCACCGGGAACTTGGAATACGCTGCGTTGGATACAGTCTTATGAACAGCGAGGCGGATTTTTGCGCATGTGTGAAAAAAGTTTCGGTTGAAGGCATGGATGTAGAGATAAAAACACCCGATCTGAAAAACCCCACAGAGAGAAAATTTCCGCTTCTTGGCGTCTACAATGTTATGAACGCTCTTCAGGCCCTCTCTCTTTCCTGGACACTTGGCATAGGATGTGAAGCCGCGCTTGAGGGACTTGTCAAAATGAGGCAGGTGCCGGGCCGCCTTGAAAGATACCTTATTGAAGAGAGCGGAACATGTGTAATAGATTTTGCGCATAACCCGGACGGTCTTGAAAAGATCCTTACTGCACTGAGGACAATATGCGAGGGGAAACTGACAGTTGTTTTCGGCGCAAGCGGAGAGAGCGATATAAGTAAGCGCCCCCTTATGGGAGAGACTGCATCCAGAATTGCTGACCAAGTGATCATAAGCTCTGACAATCCCAAAAGCGAGGACCCTGCAGCCATTGCCGCAGAGATACTTGAGGGAGCCAAAAAACATGCGGCTGAATGCAGTGTTATTATCGACAGAAACGAAGCAGTTGATTTTGGCCTTGAAAACCTGAAGAGCGGAGATATACTGCTGCTTGCCGGCAAAGGTCCCGAATCTTATCAGATACTGAAGGAAGGGCCTGTCCCATATTCTGATAAGAATGCAATGGATGCTTGGTGCAGTAAAAGGGGCAGAAAGTATATCTGA